Proteins from a single region of Hordeum vulgare subsp. vulgare chromosome 6H, MorexV3_pseudomolecules_assembly, whole genome shotgun sequence:
- the LOC123403770 gene encoding zinc finger protein CONSTANS-LIKE 3-like, translated as MKVEEQTVVGGGGAGQGGAGFWGLAGRPCDTCAVDAARLYCRLDGAYLCAGCDARAHGAGSRHARVWLCEVCEHAPAAVTCRADAAALCATCDADIHSANPLASRHERLPITPFFGALADPPQPVPSPSSAAATQEDAEDDGSNEAEAASWLLPEPGDSPEDSAATFFADSDAYLDLDFVRSMDGIKAIGVPVAPSELDLAGGTLFYPEHSMNHSMSTSEVAVVPDALSAGGAPAPAPSVAVVASKGKEREARLMRYREKRKNRRFQKTIRYASRKAYAETRPRIKGRFAKRTAEDDALEQDGPFSPASSAHLASDGDYGVVPSF; from the exons ATGAAAGTGGAGGAGCAGACGgtggtgggaggaggaggagcaggacaagGAGGAGCGGGGTTCTGGGGGCTGGCCGGACGGCCGTGCGACACGTGCGCCGTGGACGCGGCGCGGCTCTACTGCCGGTTGGACGGCGCCTACCTCTGCGCCGGGTGCGACGCGCGCGCGCACGGCGCCGGCTCGCGCCACGCGCGCGTCTGGCTCTGCGAGGTCTGCGAGCACGCGCCCGCCGCGGTCACCTGCCGCGCCGACGCCGCTGCGCTCTGCGCCACGTGCGACGCCGACATCCACTCCGCCAACCCGCTCGCCAGCCGCCACGAGCGGCTCCCCATCACGCCTTTCTTCGGCGCGCTCGCCGACCCACCCCAGCCCGTCCCCTCCCCGTCCTCCGCCGCTGCGACGCAGGAGGACGCGGAAGACGACGGGAGCAACGAGGCCGAGGCGGCCTCGTGGCTTCTTCCCGAGCCTGGCGACAGCCCCGAGGACAGCGCCGCCACGTTCTTCGCCGACTCGGACGCGTACCTCGATCTGGACTTCGTCCGGTCCATGGACGGGATCAAGGCCATCGGGGTGCCGGTCGCCCCTTCCGAGCTCGACCTCGCCGGCGGCACTCTCTTCTACCCTGAACACTCCATGAACCACAGC ATGTCAACGTCCGAGGTAGCGGTGGTTCCGGACGCGCTGTCAGCCGGCGGGGCCCCGGCGCCAGCGCCGTCGGTGGCGGTGGTAGCGAGCAAGGGGAAGGAGCGGGAGGCCCGGCTGATGCGGTACCGGGAGAAGCGCAAGAACCGGCGGTTCCAGAAGACCATCCGCTACGCGTCCCGCAAGGCGTACGCCGAGACGCGGCCGCGCATCAAGGGCCGGTTCGCCAAGCGCACCGCCGAGGACGACGCGCTGGAGCAGGACGGGCCGTTCTCGCCCGCGTCGTCGGCGCACCTGGCATCGGACGGTGACTACGGCGTCGTGCCGTCGTTCTGA